A single window of Polaribacter sp. SA4-10 DNA harbors:
- a CDS encoding dCMP deaminase family protein yields the protein MTEIKQLKYDTAYLKMAFEWGKLSHCKRKQVGALIVKGRMIISDGFNGTPTGFDNCCEDEEGLTKWEVLHAEANAILKVASSTQSANGATLYITLSPCTQCSKLIHQAGIKRVVFANSYRDTSGIQFLEKAGVEIMHLPYEK from the coding sequence ATGACTGAGATAAAACAACTAAAATATGATACAGCCTACTTAAAAATGGCTTTTGAATGGGGAAAACTCTCTCATTGTAAACGGAAACAAGTTGGTGCTTTAATAGTGAAGGGAAGAATGATAATTTCTGATGGCTTTAACGGAACGCCAACTGGTTTTGATAATTGTTGCGAAGATGAAGAAGGGTTAACAAAATGGGAAGTTCTACATGCAGAAGCAAATGCAATTTTAAAAGTTGCATCTTCCACTCAATCTGCAAACGGAGCAACTTTATATATTACACTATCACCTTGCACACAATGCAGTAAATTAATTCATCAAGCAGGAATAAAACGTGTTGTTTTTGCAAACTCATACAGAGATACTTCTGGTATTCAATTTTTAGAAAAAGCAGGTGTAGAAATAATGCATTTACCATATGAAAAATAG
- a CDS encoding HupE/UreJ family protein: MNDFILYFKMGLNHVLDFSAYDHILFLIVLAVVFSFNQWKKVVWLVTFFTIGHSITLALSAYGLLKIRMDIIEFLIPLTIFITGVINVLTAKKSSSGKENINLVFALFFGLIHGLGFSNYFKMMIGKEEDKLLPLLEFALGIEASQIIIVFGILILGTIFQNFFRVSRRDWILVFSSIVIGFAIPMMIERVFW, translated from the coding sequence ATGAACGATTTTATCCTCTACTTTAAAATGGGTCTTAACCACGTGTTAGACTTTTCTGCTTACGATCATATTTTATTCTTAATTGTTTTAGCTGTTGTGTTCAGTTTTAATCAATGGAAAAAAGTAGTGTGGTTGGTTACCTTTTTTACAATTGGGCATTCCATAACTTTAGCACTATCTGCTTATGGCCTTCTAAAAATAAGAATGGATATTATTGAGTTTTTAATTCCGTTAACTATTTTTATTACAGGTGTTATTAATGTTTTAACAGCTAAAAAGTCTTCATCAGGAAAAGAAAATATAAACTTAGTTTTTGCGTTGTTCTTTGGGTTAATTCACGGACTTGGTTTTTCTAATTATTTTAAAATGATGATTGGAAAAGAAGAAGATAAATTATTACCTTTATTAGAATTTGCACTAGGGATTGAAGCATCACAAATAATTATTGTTTTTGGAATATTAATTTTAGGAACTATATTTCAAAATTTCTTTCGCGTTTCTAGAAGAGATTGGATTTTAGTTTTCTCATCTATCGTTATTGGTTTTGCGATACCTATGATGATTGAGCGTGTTTTTTGGTAA
- a CDS encoding DUF4202 domain-containing protein produces MKPTRFETAIAIIDKKNAEDTNTYQVEGLEYPKELLYSQRMTRTLLQFEPNASKALQIAARAQHICRWKIQRNEYTMDRVGYLKWRETLKKMHADITGEILQQVGFDTQFVDRVQEIILKKLIKKNEEPQILEDIICLVFLDYYFDEFAAKHADEKIIDILKKTWVKMSDKGHEAALKLPFSEKSLALVKQAIS; encoded by the coding sequence ATGAAGCCAACAAGATTTGAAACTGCTATTGCAATTATTGATAAAAAAAACGCTGAAGATACAAATACGTATCAAGTAGAAGGATTAGAGTATCCTAAAGAATTATTGTATTCTCAAAGGATGACAAGAACGTTGCTTCAGTTTGAGCCAAATGCTTCAAAGGCGCTTCAAATTGCAGCGAGAGCACAACATATTTGTCGTTGGAAAATTCAAAGAAATGAATATACAATGGATAGAGTTGGGTATCTAAAATGGCGTGAAACCCTAAAAAAAATGCATGCAGATATTACTGGAGAAATCTTACAACAAGTTGGTTTTGATACTCAATTTGTAGACAGAGTTCAGGAAATTATTCTTAAAAAACTGATTAAGAAAAATGAAGAGCCTCAAATTTTAGAAGATATTATTTGTTTGGTTTTTTTAGATTATTATTTTGATGAATTTGCAGCAAAACATGCTGACGAAAAAATAATTGATATTTTAAAGAAAACTTGGGTAAAAATGTCTGATAAAGGACATGAAGCTGCTTTGAAACTTCCATTTTCTGAAAAAAGTTTAGCTTTGGTAAAACAAGCGATTTCTTGA
- a CDS encoding DUF1566 domain-containing protein, giving the protein MKHIITFLATFFITTTTFAQIGINTVIPDISAALDITSTTGGLLVPRMTETQRDAISAAKGLVLFNTTTNTLQINEGDATTANWVSLSAAATSATYNIGDVVNGGVVFYIFESDEPGFVSGEIHGLVCAFSDYATSVEWGCYGQDLPNVPNVSSNPPIGLGAEIGDGVSNTNAILNDCPTAPAALAARSLGAQWFLPSVKDLNQMYINKTTLEGVSGFSAFSNYYWSSTEYDTNSAWIQNFSAGNQANYYKYYTVNVRAVRAF; this is encoded by the coding sequence ATGAAGCACATTATCACATTTTTAGCGACGTTCTTTATTACTACAACAACCTTTGCCCAAATAGGCATAAACACAGTAATCCCAGATATCTCTGCGGCATTGGATATTACCTCTACTACGGGGGGGTTACTTGTACCAAGAATGACAGAGACCCAGCGTGATGCTATTAGTGCTGCAAAAGGATTAGTGTTATTTAATACTACTACAAACACGCTACAGATTAATGAAGGAGATGCTACAACAGCCAATTGGGTAAGTTTAAGTGCTGCTGCTACTTCTGCTACTTATAATATTGGTGATGTTGTTAATGGCGGTGTTGTTTTCTATATTTTTGAAAGCGATGAACCTGGCTTTGTTTCAGGAGAAATACACGGTTTGGTATGTGCTTTTTCAGATTATGCAACTTCTGTAGAATGGGGTTGTTATGGTCAAGATTTACCAAACGTACCGAATGTTAGCAGTAACCCACCTATTGGTCTTGGTGCAGAAATAGGAGATGGTGTTAGTAATACGAATGCTATACTAAATGATTGCCCTACTGCTCCCGCTGCTTTAGCGGCAAGGTCTTTAGGTGCACAATGGTTTTTACCAAGTGTAAAGGATTTAAATCAAATGTATATTAATAAAACAACTTTAGAGGGGGTCTCTGGGTTTAGTGCATTTAGTAATTACTACTGGAGTTCTACGGAGTACGATACCAATAGCGCGTGGATTCAGAATTTCTCCGCTGGTAATCAGGCCAACTACTATAAGTACTACACAGTCAACGTGCGTGCAGTTCGGGCTTTTTAG
- a CDS encoding DUF805 domain-containing protein has protein sequence MNEKYDFIDNYLKCVSSENYFNIEYRASRTEFNLFWITVYGVLFGFIYLQNKFNFPEWTNWIFGIWLLFNLVPLFTVAARRMLDIGITRYWLLAITIPLFNFILILFLIFKPTKVIRISDKNRAIAFLKQGNYFFKSGKFNEAIENYDKALEINSGFQEAHRNREKAFKKL, from the coding sequence ATGAATGAAAAATATGATTTTATAGATAATTATCTAAAATGTGTTAGTAGCGAAAATTACTTCAATATCGAATATCGAGCGAGTAGAACAGAGTTTAATCTTTTTTGGATAACCGTATATGGCGTACTTTTTGGCTTCATTTACCTCCAAAATAAATTTAATTTCCCAGAATGGACAAATTGGATTTTCGGAATATGGCTTCTATTTAATCTTGTACCATTGTTTACTGTTGCAGCTCGAAGAATGTTAGACATAGGAATTACAAGATATTGGCTTTTAGCAATTACTATACCTCTCTTCAATTTTATATTAATTTTATTTTTGATTTTTAAGCCAACTAAAGTTATACGAATTAGCGATAAGAATAGGGCAATTGCATTTCTCAAACAAGGTAATTATTTCTTCAAAAGCGGTAAATTTAATGAGGCAATTGAAAATTACGATAAGGCATTAGAAATAAACAGTGGTTTTCAAGAAGCACATAGAAATAGAGAAAAAGCTTTTAAAAAATTATAA
- a CDS encoding DUF4468 domain-containing protein produces the protein MKKLLFMSVMLFTLISYSQMLNKEKNGYTKVINTELSKKEIYQKLNEWIATNYKSAKDVIQLNTEEKIITKGNFSVTFNVSKYVFIYSINNSLTFSIREKKFKIDLIPNSMSYNGSEVGGIEAIRQYFEPFENIDTFTEYSLDAMYKGFLGMGYSEKKSKKNVKKYSSTIKDNYKDYLNNLPIWNEQIKLTFKSIEDYVNKKSSDDDW, from the coding sequence ATGAAAAAACTATTATTTATGTCAGTTATGCTGTTTACGTTGATAAGCTACTCACAAATGTTAAATAAAGAAAAAAATGGTTACACTAAAGTTATTAATACAGAATTGAGCAAAAAAGAAATCTATCAGAAATTAAATGAATGGATTGCCACAAATTATAAGTCAGCTAAAGATGTAATTCAATTAAACACAGAAGAAAAAATAATAACAAAGGGTAATTTTTCAGTAACTTTTAATGTATCTAAATATGTTTTTATTTATTCAATCAATAATTCTTTAACTTTTTCTATTAGAGAAAAAAAGTTTAAAATAGATTTAATACCTAACAGTATGTCTTATAACGGTTCTGAAGTTGGAGGAATAGAAGCAATTAGACAGTATTTTGAGCCATTTGAAAATATAGATACATTTACCGAATATTCTTTAGATGCAATGTATAAAGGTTTTTTAGGGATGGGGTATTCTGAAAAAAAGAGTAAAAAGAATGTTAAAAAATATAGTTCAACCATAAAAGATAATTATAAAGATTATTTAAACAACCTACCTATTTGGAATGAGCAAATTAAATTAACGTTTAAAAGTATTGAGGATTACGTTAATAAGAAAAGTTCAGATGATGACTGGTAA
- a CDS encoding recombinase family protein: protein MKVLYIRTSTIEQNSERQKQNKDETCKIIEDKCSGAIPFFEREGGKKILELTEKRVVDEIIVHEIDRLGRNLLDILKTIAFFNTKKVNIEFKKQGLRTLNEDGSENDISKMVISILGVVAEMERKMIRERQLEGIAVAKANGIYKGRNKGTKENQIDFLNKDKNKKALDYLSKGYKQIEVAKIIGLHPNTISKINRIRLQLT from the coding sequence ATGAAAGTTTTATACATACGAACAAGCACCATCGAACAAAACTCTGAAAGACAAAAACAGAATAAAGATGAAACTTGTAAAATTATAGAAGATAAATGTTCGGGTGCAATACCATTTTTTGAACGTGAGGGAGGAAAGAAAATCTTAGAATTAACAGAAAAAAGGGTTGTCGATGAAATTATCGTTCACGAAATTGACCGCCTTGGAAGAAATCTGTTAGACATTCTAAAGACCATTGCTTTTTTTAATACCAAAAAGGTCAATATTGAATTTAAAAAACAAGGTCTAAGAACTTTAAATGAAGATGGCTCAGAAAATGATATTTCTAAAATGGTCATCTCTATTTTAGGTGTTGTAGCTGAAATGGAACGTAAGATGATAAGAGAAAGACAGTTAGAAGGTATTGCTGTTGCAAAGGCTAATGGTATATATAAAGGTAGAAACAAAGGAACTAAAGAAAATCAAATAGATTTTTTGAATAAAGACAAAAATAAAAAAGCGTTAGACTATTTAAGCAAAGGCTATAAACAAATAGAGGTTGCAAAGATAATTGGCTTACATCCAAATACTATTTCGAAGATTAATAGAATAAGACTTCAACTAACGTAG
- a CDS encoding MerR family transcriptional regulator, with amino-acid sequence MDVHNLLPIIQEKVYSAKDLGVASRTIYHWKTEGLLFNSHNDIEKNMMMRFSLSEYFWIRVIQNCRDYGMSLNQIKNLKAKIIDKVRSFDNLEEKYKPLIKGVREMYKGKSEEFIQGKIDSTIKYFNYVEDKGRNDFEEVLFAVLYNRNPSGILIFNNEGEINTDIYIESDDGNKNIRRFYNSHLYISFDEIFVELGLSDHFKQKELLNDDEKESIKIILWAIRSDDTNKIEIRKKSNTLKTIKVGLKDPKSNEETENYKKRLGSNLEFKTKIFKGKHNLFDFHYTRNF; translated from the coding sequence ATGGATGTACACAACTTATTGCCAATAATTCAAGAAAAAGTATATAGTGCAAAAGACTTAGGAGTTGCTTCAAGAACAATTTACCATTGGAAAACAGAGGGCTTATTATTTAATTCACATAATGATATTGAAAAAAATATGATGATGCGATTTAGTTTGTCTGAATATTTTTGGATTCGTGTAATACAAAATTGTCGTGATTACGGGATGTCATTAAATCAGATTAAAAACTTGAAGGCTAAAATTATTGATAAAGTTCGCAGTTTTGATAATTTGGAGGAAAAGTATAAGCCATTAATTAAGGGTGTTAGAGAAATGTATAAAGGCAAGTCAGAGGAATTTATACAAGGAAAAATTGACAGTACTATAAAGTATTTTAATTACGTTGAGGATAAAGGAAGAAATGATTTTGAAGAAGTACTTTTTGCGGTTCTATACAATCGAAACCCGTCGGGTATTCTAATATTTAATAATGAAGGAGAAATAAATACTGATATATATATTGAAAGTGATGATGGTAATAAAAATATAAGAAGATTTTACAATAGTCATCTATATATTTCTTTTGATGAGATTTTTGTGGAATTAGGTTTAAGTGACCATTTTAAGCAAAAAGAGTTGCTGAATGATGATGAAAAAGAATCTATTAAAATTATACTGTGGGCTATAAGGTCAGACGATACTAATAAAATTGAAATTAGAAAAAAAAGTAACACTTTAAAAACTATTAAAGTGGGCTTAAAAGACCCAAAAAGTAATGAAGAAACTGAAAATTATAAAAAAAGGTTAGGTTCTAATTTAGAATTTAAGACAAAAATATTTAAAGGAAAACATAACCTTTTTGATTTTCATTATACAAGAAATTTTTAA
- a CDS encoding ribose-phosphate pyrophosphokinase, with translation MPTNQLSPKLFACSQSTVLAEKIAKEYNTELGKVITTHFSDGEFQPAFEESVRGRRVFLIGSTFPTADNLMEMLLMLDAAKRASARHITAVMPYFGWARQDRKDKPRVAIGAKLVANLLQTAGATRIMTMDLHADQIQGFFEKPVDHLYASTIFMPYIESLNLDNLTIASPDMGGSKRAYAYSKHLHCDVVICYKQRKKANVIGHMELIGDVKGKNVILVDDMIDTGGTLAHAADLMMERGALSVRAICTHPILSGGAYEKIENSGLTELIVSDTIPLKKVTSKIKVVSCAPLFADVMHKVQDNTSISGQFLM, from the coding sequence ATGCCTACAAATCAATTATCACCAAAACTTTTTGCGTGCTCACAAAGTACTGTTTTAGCAGAAAAAATAGCTAAAGAGTATAATACGGAATTAGGAAAAGTAATTACAACTCATTTTAGTGATGGCGAATTTCAGCCAGCTTTCGAAGAATCTGTTAGAGGAAGAAGAGTCTTTTTGATAGGTTCTACATTTCCTACAGCAGATAACTTAATGGAAATGTTATTGATGTTAGATGCAGCAAAAAGAGCATCGGCAAGACATATTACAGCAGTAATGCCTTATTTTGGTTGGGCAAGACAAGATAGAAAAGATAAACCAAGAGTTGCAATAGGAGCTAAATTAGTTGCCAACTTGTTGCAAACTGCAGGAGCTACAAGAATTATGACGATGGATTTACATGCAGATCAGATTCAAGGATTTTTTGAAAAACCCGTTGATCATTTATATGCTTCTACAATCTTTATGCCATATATAGAAAGCTTAAACTTAGATAACTTAACAATTGCTTCTCCAGATATGGGTGGTTCTAAAAGAGCTTATGCATATTCTAAGCACTTACATTGTGATGTTGTAATCTGTTACAAACAACGTAAGAAAGCAAATGTAATAGGGCATATGGAGTTAATTGGAGATGTTAAAGGAAAGAATGTGATCTTAGTTGATGATATGATTGATACTGGAGGAACATTAGCACATGCAGCAGATTTAATGATGGAAAGAGGGGCTTTAAGTGTTCGTGCAATTTGTACACACCCAATACTTTCTGGAGGAGCGTATGAGAAAATAGAAAATTCTGGGTTAACAGAGCTAATTGTTTCAGATACAATTCCTTTAAAGAAGGTAACTTCTAAAATAAAAGTAGTATCTTGCGCGCCATTATTTGCTGATGTTATGCACAAAGTGCAAGACAATACTTCAATTAGTGGACAATTTTTAATGTAA
- a CDS encoding 50S ribosomal protein L25/general stress protein Ctc: MKSITIKGSKRESVGKVSTKALRNAGQVPCVIYGGDKPVHFSAEEKVFKSLVYTPNVYTATINVDGHKVAAILQDIQFHPVTDKILHIDFYQLFDDKEITMNIPVKLTGTSPGVLNGGSLRFTNRKLKVKALPANLPDFVTADISGLKIGSKLLVSSMVNDSYTFMHPDNTVVVQVRTSRNATAEEEEATEEATEAAAE, from the coding sequence ATGAAATCAATTACAATTAAAGGATCAAAAAGAGAAAGCGTAGGTAAAGTATCAACTAAAGCCTTACGTAATGCTGGTCAGGTTCCTTGCGTTATATACGGAGGAGATAAACCAGTTCATTTTTCTGCAGAAGAAAAAGTGTTCAAAAGTTTAGTCTATACTCCAAATGTATATACTGCAACAATTAACGTTGATGGACACAAAGTAGCTGCAATTTTACAAGACATTCAATTTCACCCAGTAACAGATAAAATCTTACATATAGATTTTTATCAGTTATTTGATGATAAAGAAATTACAATGAACATCCCTGTAAAATTAACAGGAACGTCTCCAGGAGTATTAAATGGTGGTTCTTTACGTTTTACAAACCGTAAATTAAAAGTAAAAGCTTTACCGGCTAATTTACCAGATTTTGTAACTGCTGATATTTCAGGGTTAAAAATAGGAAGTAAATTATTAGTATCATCAATGGTAAATGATTCTTATACATTTATGCACCCAGATAACACTGTTGTTGTTCAAGTAAGAACTTCTCGTAATGCAACCGCTGAAGAAGAAGAAGCTACAGAAGAAGCTACAGAAGCTGCTGCAGAATAA
- the pth gene encoding aminoacyl-tRNA hydrolase, producing MDLRNLFSVLFGIKVETKEELMKKFLIVGLGNIGSKYENTRHNIGFKIVDEVAEEHKVTFETEKLGDVATFRFKGRTFVLLKPSTFMNLSGKSVKYWMDKEKISVENILIVTDDVNIDFGTVRLKAKGSAGGHNGLKDIQEKLNTQQYARFRFGVGGNYSKGRQVDFVLGEWNKEETSQLIERLPVSAKIITSFGTAGLANTMNAFNGK from the coding sequence ATGGATTTAAGAAACCTCTTTTCTGTTTTATTTGGAATAAAAGTTGAAACTAAAGAAGAATTGATGAAGAAATTTTTAATTGTTGGTTTAGGTAATATTGGATCGAAGTATGAAAATACACGTCATAATATTGGTTTTAAAATTGTTGATGAGGTTGCAGAGGAACATAAGGTTACTTTTGAAACTGAAAAATTAGGAGACGTAGCTACCTTTAGATTTAAAGGAAGAACTTTTGTGCTTCTAAAGCCAAGTACATTCATGAATTTAAGTGGAAAATCTGTAAAATATTGGATGGATAAAGAGAAAATTTCTGTAGAAAATATTTTAATTGTTACAGATGATGTTAATATTGATTTTGGTACGGTTCGTTTAAAAGCCAAAGGTTCAGCTGGAGGGCATAATGGATTAAAAGATATTCAAGAAAAATTAAATACCCAACAATATGCTCGTTTTAGATTTGGAGTTGGAGGTAATTATAGTAAAGGAAGGCAAGTAGATTTTGTTCTTGGAGAATGGAACAAAGAAGAAACTAGCCAATTAATTGAGCGTTTACCTGTATCAGCAAAAATTATTACCAGTTTTGGAACTGCTGGTTTAGCAAATACGATGAATGCTTTTAATGGGAAGTAG